Proteins from a genomic interval of Kitasatospora kifunensis:
- a CDS encoding bifunctional 3'-5' exonuclease/DNA polymerase: MPARIALVPDAHGRGGRLHRLTEQGEPVGAPLRTAELAATVAELEAAEHPRWVWAAAESGYAPLLPALPRRLGRCHDLRLVEALLLAHEGRWGAPRSLGAAVARLRGLPVPADLPEAGPSEVQDTLFAPDRLQLPPGIDPLTAVLEVHADQQRRLRAIEGDEARSRFRLLVAAESAGALAAAEMAEDGLPWRTELHDRLLTELLGPRPHIPGTQPARLAELSVRLQQALGGKPFNPDSHTQVLRAFAEQGVRLTSTRVWELREVDHPAAELMIRYKELSRIHAAHGWAWQDAWVRGGRFRPEYVVGGVVSGRWASRGGGALQIPRILRRAVVADPGWRLVVADAAQLEPRVLAALSGDTALARTAAGGDLYQALAATAFQGDRDKAKLGLLGAMYGQTSGDIATLLATLRQRYPTAMGYVEAAARTGEEGGIVTSRLGRPCPPPSDAWLDQADSAAEPGGEGGEQGGRSTRARGRFTRNFVIQASAADWALALLAALRRRLAELQGPGGRPHLVFFQHDEVVVHSPAAMAEQVAATVTAAAEEASRLVFGASPVQFPMSTAVVECYADAK; encoded by the coding sequence GTGCCCGCCAGGATCGCCCTGGTCCCCGACGCCCACGGGCGCGGCGGCCGCCTGCACCGCCTCACCGAGCAGGGCGAGCCGGTCGGTGCTCCGCTGCGCACCGCCGAGCTCGCTGCCACCGTCGCGGAGTTGGAGGCCGCCGAGCACCCGCGCTGGGTCTGGGCGGCCGCCGAGTCCGGCTACGCCCCGCTGCTGCCCGCGCTGCCGCGCCGGCTCGGCCGCTGCCACGACCTGCGGCTGGTCGAGGCCCTGCTGCTGGCTCACGAGGGCCGCTGGGGCGCGCCGCGCTCGCTCGGCGCGGCCGTGGCCCGGCTGCGCGGCCTGCCGGTGCCCGCCGATCTGCCCGAGGCCGGCCCGAGCGAGGTGCAGGACACCCTCTTCGCCCCCGATCGCCTGCAACTGCCGCCCGGCATCGATCCGCTGACGGCCGTGCTGGAGGTCCACGCCGACCAGCAGCGCCGGCTGCGCGCGATCGAGGGTGACGAGGCGCGCTCACGCTTCCGGCTGCTGGTGGCCGCCGAGTCGGCCGGCGCGCTGGCCGCCGCCGAGATGGCCGAGGACGGCCTGCCCTGGCGCACCGAGCTGCACGACCGGCTGCTCACCGAGCTGCTCGGCCCCCGCCCGCACATCCCCGGCACCCAGCCCGCCCGCCTGGCGGAGCTGTCCGTCCGGCTCCAGCAGGCGCTCGGCGGCAAACCGTTCAACCCCGACTCGCACACCCAGGTGCTGCGCGCCTTCGCCGAGCAGGGCGTCCGGCTCACCTCCACCCGGGTCTGGGAGCTGCGCGAGGTGGACCACCCGGCCGCCGAGCTGATGATCCGTTACAAGGAGCTGTCCCGGATCCACGCCGCGCACGGCTGGGCCTGGCAGGACGCCTGGGTGCGCGGCGGCCGGTTCCGTCCCGAGTACGTGGTCGGCGGGGTGGTCTCCGGGCGCTGGGCCAGCCGCGGCGGCGGCGCGCTGCAGATCCCGCGGATCCTGCGCCGCGCGGTGGTGGCCGACCCGGGCTGGCGGCTGGTGGTGGCCGACGCCGCCCAGCTCGAGCCCCGCGTGCTGGCCGCGCTCTCCGGGGACACCGCGCTGGCCCGCACCGCCGCCGGCGGCGACCTCTACCAGGCGCTGGCCGCCACCGCCTTCCAGGGCGACCGGGACAAGGCCAAGCTCGGCCTGCTCGGCGCGATGTACGGGCAGACCAGTGGGGACATCGCCACGCTGCTGGCCACGCTGCGCCAGCGCTATCCCACCGCCATGGGCTATGTCGAGGCTGCCGCCCGCACCGGTGAGGAGGGCGGCATCGTCACCTCCCGGCTGGGCCGCCCCTGCCCGCCGCCCTCCGACGCCTGGCTCGACCAGGCCGACAGCGCCGCCGAGCCAGGCGGCGAGGGCGGCGAGCAGGGCGGGCGCTCCACCCGGGCCCGCGGCCGGTTCACCCGCAACTTCGTGATCCAGGCCAGCGCGGCGGACTGGGCCCTGGCGCTGCTGGCCGCGCTGCGCCGCCGACTGGCCGAGCTGCAGGGGCCCGGGGGCCGCCCGCACCTGGTCTTCTTCCAGCACGACGAGGTGGTGGTGCACAGCCCCGCCGCGATGGCCGAGCAGGTGGCCGCCACCGTCACCGCGGCGGCCGAGGAGGCCAGCCGGCTGGTCTTCGGCGCGAGCCCGGTGCAGTTCCCGATGAGCACCGCCGTGGTGGAGTGCTACGCCGACGCCAAGTGA